A portion of the Mauremys reevesii isolate NIE-2019 linkage group 18, ASM1616193v1, whole genome shotgun sequence genome contains these proteins:
- the GAL3ST1 gene encoding galactosylceramide sulfotransferase isoform X2, which translates to MVTAMLQKKKNWRSMCKGLVLGTVLTSFMLLLYSYVIPPLQVSMMEIPIPYSCSSYPAQTRVPGVANSTHSPPGQECLPKLDIMFMKTHKTASSTILNILFRFGEKHRLKFAFPNGRNDFYYPSYFERSQVQDYQPGMCFNIICNHMRFQYQEVRKLLPADTIFLTVLRDPAYLFESSFHYFGRIIPLTWKLQGEDKLAEFLRDPWHYYDPNGFNAHYLQNLLFFDLGYDNNMNANSPLVDQYIQEIDQHFHLVMLSEYFDESLVLLKDLLCWELEDILYFKLNARKDSTVSKMTGELYEKATYWNLIDAKLYRYFNTTFWRKVEAYGWERMARDVAELHRENEKMKSICIDGGRPVDANAIQESSMQPWQPLGQKSILGYNLKKKINKKHQKLCRKMLTPEIQYLTDLGVNLWITKLWSHVREFLKW; encoded by the exons ATG GTGACCGCAatgctgcagaagaagaagaactggAGGTCCATGTGCAAGGGGCTTGTTCTGGGAACTGTCCTGACCAGCTTCATGCTGCTGCTGTACTCCTATGTGATTCCACCCCTGCAAGTCAGCATGATGGA GATTCCTATCCCTTACTCCTGCTCCTCCTATCCTGCCCAGACCAGGGTGCCAGGTGTGGCGAACAGCACCCACAGTCCCCCGGGGCAAGAGTGTCTGCCCAAGCTGGACATCATGTTCATGAAGACACACAAGACAGCCAGCAGCACTATCCTAAACATCCTCTTCCGCTTCGGTGAGAAGCACCGCCTCAAGTTTGCCTTCCCCAATGGCCGCAATGACTTCTACTACCCCTCCTACTTTGAACGCAGCCAGGTCCAGGACTACCAGCCCGGCATGTGCTTCAATATCATTTGCAACCACATGCGCTTCCAGTACCAGGAGGTGCGCAAGCTACTGCCAGCTGACACCATCTTTCTGACAGTGCTGCGGGACCCCGCCTACCTCTTTGAGTCCTCCTTCCACTACTTTGGGCGCATCATCCCCCTCACCTGGAAGCTGCAAGGTGAGGACAAGCTGGCAGAATTCCTCCGTGACCCATGGCACTACTATGATCCTAACGGGTTCAACGCTCACTACCTCCAGAACCTGCTCTTCTTTGACCTAGGCTATGACAACAACATGAATGCCAACAGCCCCTTGGTGGACCAGTACATCCAAGAGATCGACCAACATTTCCATCTGGTCATGCTGTCGGAGTACTTCGATGAGTCCCTAGTGCTCCTGAAGGACCTgttgtgctgggagctggaggacaTCCTCTACTTCAAGCTCAATGCCCGCAAGGACTCCACTGTCTCCAAGATGACGGGTGAGCTCTATGAGAAGGCCACCTACTGGAACCTCATTGACGCCAAGCTCTATCGCTACTTCAATACCACCTTCTGGCGCAAGGTGGAGGCCTATGGGTGGGAGCGAATGGCCAGGGATGTGGCTGAGCTGCACCGGGAGAACGAGAAGATGAAAAGCATCTGCATCGATGGAGGGCGCCCAGTGGATGCCAATGCCATCCAGGAGTCCTCCATGCAGCCATGGCAGCCGCTGGGCCAGAAGTCCATCCTGGGTTACAACTTGAAGAAGAAGATAAACAAGAAGCACCAGAAGCTGTGCCGCAAGATGCTGACACCTGAGATCCAGTACCTGACCGATCTGGGCGTCAACCTCTGGATCACCAAGCTCTGGAGCCACGTGCGGGAGTTCTTAAAGTGGTAA
- the GAL3ST1 gene encoding galactosylceramide sulfotransferase isoform X3, which produces MLQKKKNWRSMCKGLVLGTVLTSFMLLLYSYVIPPLQVSMMEIPIPYSCSSYPAQTRVPGVANSTHSPPGQECLPKLDIMFMKTHKTASSTILNILFRFGEKHRLKFAFPNGRNDFYYPSYFERSQVQDYQPGMCFNIICNHMRFQYQEVRKLLPADTIFLTVLRDPAYLFESSFHYFGRIIPLTWKLQGEDKLAEFLRDPWHYYDPNGFNAHYLQNLLFFDLGYDNNMNANSPLVDQYIQEIDQHFHLVMLSEYFDESLVLLKDLLCWELEDILYFKLNARKDSTVSKMTGELYEKATYWNLIDAKLYRYFNTTFWRKVEAYGWERMARDVAELHRENEKMKSICIDGGRPVDANAIQESSMQPWQPLGQKSILGYNLKKKINKKHQKLCRKMLTPEIQYLTDLGVNLWITKLWSHVREFLKW; this is translated from the exons atgctgcagaagaagaagaactggAGGTCCATGTGCAAGGGGCTTGTTCTGGGAACTGTCCTGACCAGCTTCATGCTGCTGCTGTACTCCTATGTGATTCCACCCCTGCAAGTCAGCATGATGGA GATTCCTATCCCTTACTCCTGCTCCTCCTATCCTGCCCAGACCAGGGTGCCAGGTGTGGCGAACAGCACCCACAGTCCCCCGGGGCAAGAGTGTCTGCCCAAGCTGGACATCATGTTCATGAAGACACACAAGACAGCCAGCAGCACTATCCTAAACATCCTCTTCCGCTTCGGTGAGAAGCACCGCCTCAAGTTTGCCTTCCCCAATGGCCGCAATGACTTCTACTACCCCTCCTACTTTGAACGCAGCCAGGTCCAGGACTACCAGCCCGGCATGTGCTTCAATATCATTTGCAACCACATGCGCTTCCAGTACCAGGAGGTGCGCAAGCTACTGCCAGCTGACACCATCTTTCTGACAGTGCTGCGGGACCCCGCCTACCTCTTTGAGTCCTCCTTCCACTACTTTGGGCGCATCATCCCCCTCACCTGGAAGCTGCAAGGTGAGGACAAGCTGGCAGAATTCCTCCGTGACCCATGGCACTACTATGATCCTAACGGGTTCAACGCTCACTACCTCCAGAACCTGCTCTTCTTTGACCTAGGCTATGACAACAACATGAATGCCAACAGCCCCTTGGTGGACCAGTACATCCAAGAGATCGACCAACATTTCCATCTGGTCATGCTGTCGGAGTACTTCGATGAGTCCCTAGTGCTCCTGAAGGACCTgttgtgctgggagctggaggacaTCCTCTACTTCAAGCTCAATGCCCGCAAGGACTCCACTGTCTCCAAGATGACGGGTGAGCTCTATGAGAAGGCCACCTACTGGAACCTCATTGACGCCAAGCTCTATCGCTACTTCAATACCACCTTCTGGCGCAAGGTGGAGGCCTATGGGTGGGAGCGAATGGCCAGGGATGTGGCTGAGCTGCACCGGGAGAACGAGAAGATGAAAAGCATCTGCATCGATGGAGGGCGCCCAGTGGATGCCAATGCCATCCAGGAGTCCTCCATGCAGCCATGGCAGCCGCTGGGCCAGAAGTCCATCCTGGGTTACAACTTGAAGAAGAAGATAAACAAGAAGCACCAGAAGCTGTGCCGCAAGATGCTGACACCTGAGATCCAGTACCTGACCGATCTGGGCGTCAACCTCTGGATCACCAAGCTCTGGAGCCACGTGCGGGAGTTCTTAAAGTGGTAA
- the GAL3ST1 gene encoding galactosylceramide sulfotransferase isoform X1 has protein sequence MSSWESFPGRARCGCADGSMPGVRVTAMLQKKKNWRSMCKGLVLGTVLTSFMLLLYSYVIPPLQVSMMEIPIPYSCSSYPAQTRVPGVANSTHSPPGQECLPKLDIMFMKTHKTASSTILNILFRFGEKHRLKFAFPNGRNDFYYPSYFERSQVQDYQPGMCFNIICNHMRFQYQEVRKLLPADTIFLTVLRDPAYLFESSFHYFGRIIPLTWKLQGEDKLAEFLRDPWHYYDPNGFNAHYLQNLLFFDLGYDNNMNANSPLVDQYIQEIDQHFHLVMLSEYFDESLVLLKDLLCWELEDILYFKLNARKDSTVSKMTGELYEKATYWNLIDAKLYRYFNTTFWRKVEAYGWERMARDVAELHRENEKMKSICIDGGRPVDANAIQESSMQPWQPLGQKSILGYNLKKKINKKHQKLCRKMLTPEIQYLTDLGVNLWITKLWSHVREFLKW, from the exons GTGACCGCAatgctgcagaagaagaagaactggAGGTCCATGTGCAAGGGGCTTGTTCTGGGAACTGTCCTGACCAGCTTCATGCTGCTGCTGTACTCCTATGTGATTCCACCCCTGCAAGTCAGCATGATGGA GATTCCTATCCCTTACTCCTGCTCCTCCTATCCTGCCCAGACCAGGGTGCCAGGTGTGGCGAACAGCACCCACAGTCCCCCGGGGCAAGAGTGTCTGCCCAAGCTGGACATCATGTTCATGAAGACACACAAGACAGCCAGCAGCACTATCCTAAACATCCTCTTCCGCTTCGGTGAGAAGCACCGCCTCAAGTTTGCCTTCCCCAATGGCCGCAATGACTTCTACTACCCCTCCTACTTTGAACGCAGCCAGGTCCAGGACTACCAGCCCGGCATGTGCTTCAATATCATTTGCAACCACATGCGCTTCCAGTACCAGGAGGTGCGCAAGCTACTGCCAGCTGACACCATCTTTCTGACAGTGCTGCGGGACCCCGCCTACCTCTTTGAGTCCTCCTTCCACTACTTTGGGCGCATCATCCCCCTCACCTGGAAGCTGCAAGGTGAGGACAAGCTGGCAGAATTCCTCCGTGACCCATGGCACTACTATGATCCTAACGGGTTCAACGCTCACTACCTCCAGAACCTGCTCTTCTTTGACCTAGGCTATGACAACAACATGAATGCCAACAGCCCCTTGGTGGACCAGTACATCCAAGAGATCGACCAACATTTCCATCTGGTCATGCTGTCGGAGTACTTCGATGAGTCCCTAGTGCTCCTGAAGGACCTgttgtgctgggagctggaggacaTCCTCTACTTCAAGCTCAATGCCCGCAAGGACTCCACTGTCTCCAAGATGACGGGTGAGCTCTATGAGAAGGCCACCTACTGGAACCTCATTGACGCCAAGCTCTATCGCTACTTCAATACCACCTTCTGGCGCAAGGTGGAGGCCTATGGGTGGGAGCGAATGGCCAGGGATGTGGCTGAGCTGCACCGGGAGAACGAGAAGATGAAAAGCATCTGCATCGATGGAGGGCGCCCAGTGGATGCCAATGCCATCCAGGAGTCCTCCATGCAGCCATGGCAGCCGCTGGGCCAGAAGTCCATCCTGGGTTACAACTTGAAGAAGAAGATAAACAAGAAGCACCAGAAGCTGTGCCGCAAGATGCTGACACCTGAGATCCAGTACCTGACCGATCTGGGCGTCAACCTCTGGATCACCAAGCTCTGGAGCCACGTGCGGGAGTTCTTAAAGTGGTAA